In Zingiber officinale cultivar Zhangliang chromosome 6A, Zo_v1.1, whole genome shotgun sequence, a single genomic region encodes these proteins:
- the LOC121996401 gene encoding protein NSP-INTERACTING KINASE 1-like — MSFNINNDSPGDQSIQNPKRHTIICPVAYGLACICFISLALGLLIWCHKRRSQQVFFDANDQHKVICLGNLKRFQFRELQIATNGFSSKNSLCKGGFGNVYKGKLQGRTLVAVKRLDGGNVASREIQFKAEVEMISLAIHRHILRLCGFCMTTTEKLLDVFYFPFPS; from the exons ATGTCCTTCAACATAAATAATGATTCTCCCG GTGATCAAAGTATACAAAATCCGAAAAGACATACAATAATTTGCCCAGTAGCTTACGGTCTCGCGTGCATCTGTTTCATTAGCCTTGCACTTGGTCTACTTATTTGGTGTCATAAAAGGCGTAGCCAACAAGTATTCTTCGATGCAAATG ATCAACACAAAGTAATCTGCCTTGGCAATTTGAAAAGGTTTCAGTTCAGGGAGCTTCAAATAGCAACAAATGGTTTCAGCAGCAAAAACTCACTTTGCAAAGGTGGCTTTGGAAATGTCTACAAAGGGAAGCTACAAGGCAGAACCTTAGTCGCTGTTAAAAGACTCGATGGCGGTAATGTGGCAAGCAGAGAGATACAATTTAAAGCTGAAGTGGAAATGATCAGCCTAGCAATTCACAGACACATCCTTAGGCTTTGTGGATTCTGCATGACTACTACTGAAAAGCTACTAGATGTGTTTTATTTTCCATTTCCTAGCTAG